A window from Manis javanica isolate MJ-LG chromosome 10, MJ_LKY, whole genome shotgun sequence encodes these proteins:
- the ZNF597 gene encoding LOW QUALITY PROTEIN: zinc finger protein 597 (The sequence of the model RefSeq protein was modified relative to this genomic sequence to represent the inferred CDS: inserted 11 bases in 7 codons; substituted 7 bases at 7 genomic stop codons), whose amino-acid sequence MFLSSQPSSTKGVGFLPLVLRWAFMSFRGPMLFENLAVDSSQEECVSLYPAQXSFSRDLTHECFEDMALMGGEMRTELTQQLNLDSXAFEELALEKYFIAVPLVCCPEASSENGAGNPERKVLDVTPXWQEKLHKPLVTIENEAPFIQLSRSLGATALCEILEFPGEEAINSYKCPDCDQSFSDNSHLVLHQKTHSGDNKYKCSDCXKIFNHSANLRTHRRIRPGEKPAKCAACSSSSLCHPSRLSRHVNVHVKENPXPCGICGTGFMWLPGLAQHQKTHTAKKAHECTHCXIFXSENKSCFAXENTPATXYYNSQCVKCPRQPSRLALPKKGHENDSECCSNCGKSCFXFSKFKPLKCPKXAMTXCISELISHQSIHRREKPHKCKARAKSFILDSQLACHQKSRAGEEPRERTVCGKSFQLNIHLVNHXXTHMKNAM is encoded by the exons ATGTTTCTCTCTTCTCAGCCTTCCTCTACTAAGGGGGTGGGCTTCTTGCCTCTTGTCCTGAGATGGGCTTTCATGTCGTTTCGGGGACCCATGCTGTTTGAGAATCTGGCTGTGGATTCGTCACAAGAGGAGTGTGTGAGTCTGTACCCTGCCC GGTCCTTCAGCAGAGACCTCACACACGAGTGTTTTGAGGATATGGCCTTGATGG GAGGGGAAATGAGGACCGAGCTTACTCAGCAGTTAAATCTAGACTC GGCGTTTGAAGAGCTTGCCCTAGAAAAGTACTTCATTGCCGTGCCCCTTGTTTGCTGCCCAGAAGCCTCCTCTGAGAATGGGGCTGGAAACCCTGAGAGGAAAGTATTAGATGTGACTCC CTGGCAGGAAAAGCTTCATAAGCCTTTAGTTACCATAGAAAATGAGGCCCCATTCATACAACTGTCACGCAGTTTAGGAGCCACAGCACTTTGTGAAATTCTTGAGTTTCCTGGGGAAGAAGCCATAAATTCATACAAGTGTCCTGACTGTGACCAAAGCTTCAGTGATAATTCACACCTTGTTTTGCACCAGAAAACGCATTCAGGTGACAATAAGTATAAATGTAGTGACTG GAAGATTTTTAATCACAGCGCCAACCTGAGGACACACAGGAGAATCCGTCCTGGCGAGAAGCCTGCTAAGTGCGCAGcgtgcagcagcagcagcctctgCCATCCCTCCCGCCTGTCTCGGCACGTGAATGTCCACGTAAAGGAGAACCC GCCATGTGGCATATGTGGGACAGGTTTTATGTGGCTCCCAGGATTGGCACAGCATCAGAAAACCCACACTGCCAAAAAAGCCCACGAATGTActcactgttaaatattttaGTCAGAAAACAAATCTTGTTTTGCGTGAGAAAACACACCAGCTACCTAGTACTATAACAGTCAGTGTGTGAAATGTCCCAGGCAACCCTCACGCCTCGCCCTCCCCAAGAAGGGCCACGAGAATGACTCTGAATGCTGCAGCAACTGTGGGAAAAGCTGCT TGTTCTCAAAATTCAAACCCTTAAAATGTCCTAAGTGAGCCATGA TTTGTATCTCTGAACTTATTTCCCATCAGAGCATTCATAGAAGGGAGAAGCCCCATAAGTGCAAAGCGCGtgcaaaaagttttattttggaCTCACAGCTTGCATGTCACCAGAAGAGCCGCGCAGGGGAGGAACCACGTGAACGTACTGTGTGTGGGAAAAGTTTCCAGCTGAATATACATCTTGTTAATCATTAGTGAACCCATATGAAAAATGCCATGTAA
- the ZNF174 gene encoding zinc finger protein 174, which produces MAAKMEITLSSQSHTQASSKQERHIIAKLEEKRGPPLQKDCPDPELSRQSFRRFCYQEVSGPQEALSRLQELCRQWLQPEVNTKEQILELLVLEQFLNILPPEIQARVRHRCPVNSKEIVTLVEDFHRAAKRPKQWVAVCMQGQKVLLEKTGSQLGEQELPHFQLQTPRRYPRESSQEEISQAGSQDQLSPHHWEKSPLFQEPTPKLAGTEAPRMKSDNKENPQQEGVKGAKPCAVSAGRSKGNGLQSPEPRGANMTEPRLSGRQVSPSNAQKPFTHYQRHCRELEYSSSSLKNHPLRGLKKSRASRRSLSSRLQRLAHQPARSARKPYKCDDCGKSFTWNSELKRHKRVHTGERPYTCGECGNCFGRQSTLKLHQRIHTGEKPYQCGQCGKSFRQSSNLHQHQRLHHGD; this is translated from the exons ATGGCGGCCAAGATGGAGATAACCCTGAGCTCACAGTCCCACACGCAGGCTTCTTCCAAGCAAGAGAGACACATAATAGCCAAGCTAGAAGAGAAACGGGGGCCCCCTCTGCAAAAAGACTGTCCTGATCCTGAGCTCTCCCGCCAGAGCTTTAGACGGTTTTGTTATCAAGAGGTGTCTGGACCCCAAGAGGCGCTCTCCCGGCTCCAGGAGCTGTGCCGGCAGTGGCTGCAGCCCGAGGTGAACACCAAGGAGCAGATTTTGGAGCTGCTGGTGCTGGAGCAGTTTCTGAACATCCTGCCCCCAGAGATACAGGCTCGGGTCAGACATCGGTGTCCCGTGAACAGCAAGGAAATTGTCACCCTGGTGGAAGATTTTCACAGAGCAGCCAAAAGACCAAAGCAGTGG GTGGCCGTTTGTATGCAGGGGCAGAAGGTGCTCTTGGAGAAAACTGGATCTCAGCTTGGAGAACAGGAACTGCCACATTTTCAACTGCAAACTCCTAGGAGATACCCTAGGGAGAGCTCTCAGGAGGAGATTTCCCAGGCAGGATCCCAAGACCAGCTGAGCCCCCACCATTGGGAAAAATCCCCACTTTTCCAGGAACCAACCCCCAAATTGGCTGGAACAG AGGCCCCCCGAATGAAAAGTGACAACAAGGAAAATCCACAGCAGGAGGGGGTTAAAGGAGCGAAGCCATGTGCAGTGTCAGCTGGTAGATCCAAAGGGAATGGTCTGCAGAGTCCTGAGCCGAGAGGGGCAAATATGACTGAACCCCGGTTGTCAGGAAGGCAGGTGAGCCCCTCAAATGCTCAAAAGCCATTCACCCACTACCAGAGACATTGCAGGGAACTAGAATACAGCAGCAGCTCCCTAAAAAACCACCCACTGAGAGGGCTGAAGAAAAGCAGAGCAAGTAGAAGAAGCCTGAGCAGCCGTCTGCAGCGCCTTGCTCACCAGCCAGCCCGCTCAGCGCGGAAGCCATACAAATGCGACGACTGTGGGAAAAGCTTCACGTGGAATTCAGAGCTGAAAAGACACAAGCGCGTTCACACAGGGGAGAGACCCTACACATGCGGAGAGTGTGGGAACTGCTTTGGGCGGCAGTCGACCCTGAAACTGCACCAGAGGATCCACACCGGGGAGAAGCCGTATCAGTGCGGCCAGTGTGGGAAAAGCTTTCGCCAGAGCTCCAACCTTCACCAGCATCAGCGACTCCACCACGGGGACTGA